A part of Methanohalobium evestigatum Z-7303 genomic DNA contains:
- a CDS encoding fasciclin domain-containing protein has protein sequence MDDIIETARECGSFKTLLNALETAGLKDLLINKGPFTLYAPDDDAFSTFSEKELDNLLADKEELKQILLYHITGGKAMLQDAVQLKSMRTLQGGDIIAEESGDDVNVNNAKVVHSDIECTNGVIHSIDRLLNPE, from the coding sequence ATGGATGATATAATTGAAACCGCCAGAGAGTGCGGTTCGTTCAAGACTCTTTTAAATGCGTTAGAAACAGCCGGACTCAAGGATTTATTAATCAATAAGGGGCCATTTACACTTTATGCACCTGATGATGATGCTTTTTCAACGTTTTCTGAAAAGGAACTGGATAATCTCCTTGCAGACAAAGAAGAATTGAAACAAATTCTTCTCTATCATATAACAGGCGGGAAAGCCATGTTACAGGATGCTGTCCAATTAAAATCAATGAGAACTCTGCAAGGTGGGGATATTATAGCCGAAGAATCAGGTGATGATGTAAATGTAAATAACGCAAAAGTGGTTCATTCAGATATCGAGTGTACCAATGGTGTGATACATTCGATAGATAGGTTATTAAACCCCGAATGA